The following are encoded in a window of Plasmodium cynomolgi strain B DNA, chromosome 4, whole genome shotgun sequence genomic DNA:
- a CDS encoding hypothetical protein (putative) yields MTSESGKISGPDDTSHMPTSCPSSKDGINERSETQPEETTQRNSTSQHKNGTLTFVTNKFLNERSNVTMVHEEGTLVGTHTYGQFVVQPPFKTDTSLKAEEPPSETHAKGASATNTGEKRKSQPPSRMITSSTSFAKTWDAQQAILKIFPTKKKKRKKKKKRKGSTLHGVRNAASNESTKELIKGGSSLHYDSWHEMDDPKGEDLTSRKTPIREEKHNRRGITDGSDSIMGNTQRGKGPTNEVIPTNEVIPTGEDIPTNGDTPTNANHNRKNPPDGWPKKKITLLKRNEVKYEKYAGGGNYPIGSVPTGGKNWHQETSQKTLEQREKEYRKIRARIFSNFNKKKNSLRVPDDCMFKDGSNGVQDPPTASHFAMPVGSPYGAAANSAYGAAANSAYGAAANSAYGAAMGTPYDTPLNNVYSCAMSGSYASANTNPYATNFCNLPPSNHEALLYTHNSMHMGRMNTTNDVPPPPPTFYPSSQTVYSSYVYDMQNQSSFSKTPTSFPFPIEPSTNSYPHYKNINCPPGRGSISNRGKAKMVDCCTKGDTGKDTGKETLVGPHQFELNSGAHMDGAYPTGTYNNGVHNSGVHNSGVHNSGVHKDGLYACGLQSGSLNVTPEPMQGTALMNHPKQNSLASITQVDAISQMTNKGKTPNIERTTFTGKSFTSLSNKINQDHGKKNNIPIGKRINSGSRKKGGVTNGILNNIIAAEMPKQMGFLQGGVENIHNSAATVSGGGGTSRRKKKDNVGGVSGVSGAGAARTVSAAVAPSTNAYSMTNTSLLVTPQMNILTNEAPLGGNRNQKSGDFERGEGRRIQPGAPPFNSKGGTPTNNQQSFCTAQSEGTPDEQFPQHINEEGTLGSRSGSKRDKKNAACPLLQVNVPNEGQGTKAAQWEGKGLPPPTLHYSDSRPGRENPLGGAPLGGALTRTNDGKGTHTNVACSNEGSNNRPLPNVGDMTDNAEVKGKKKRNYKRKKKKNAQCGIAKGTVTPMGSSMGSSIGPAITTVTSTANPHVANASSLRSPNGPVPSAAYLPNQSAPPGRTNHSLYKHSDPLFVMDELEYCRDITLYEKRFDRGNNTVQSSKRYDVDFPSLY; encoded by the exons ATGACGAGCGAAAGTGGGAAGATCTCGGGACCCGATGATACAAGCCACATGCCTACGTCCTGCCCCTCTTCGAAAGACGGGATCAATGAGAGGAGTGAAACACAACCAGAGGAGACGACTCAAAGGAACTCAACTAgtcaacataaaaatggcaccCTTACATTTGTCacgaataaatttttaaacgaaAGGAGTAACGTAACGATGGTCCATGAGGAGGGGACCCTTGTGGGGACGCACACATACGGGCAGTTCGTAGTACAACCTCCCTTTAAAACTGACACCAGTCTGAAGGCAGAAGAACCACCAAGTGAAACCCACGCGAAGGGAGCAAGTGCCACCAACACAGgtgagaaaaggaagagtcAGCCCCCTTCCAGGATGATCACCTCCTCAACCTCCTTCGCCAAAAC TTGGGACGCCCAGCAAGCGATTCTCAAAATTTTtccaacgaaaaaaaaaaaaaggaagaagaagaaaaaaagaaaaggcagTACCCTTCATGGGGTTAGAAATGCCGCTTCGAACGAAAGCACCAAGGAACTGATCAAAGGCGGAAGCAGCCTCCACTACGACTCCTGGCACGAGATGGACGACCCGAAAGGGGAAGATCTGACCAGCCGAAAGACGCCAATCAGGGAAGAGAAGCACAACAGGAGAGGCATCACCGACGGAAGTGATTCAATCATGGGGAATACACAACGGGGAAAGGGCCCAACCAACGAGGTCATCCCAACCAATGAGGTCATCCCAACCGGCGAGGACATCCCAACCAACGGGGACACCCCAACCAATGCGAACCACAACAGGAAGAACCCACCAGACGGATggccaaagaaaaaaataaccctcCTTAAGAGGAACGAAGTAAAGTATGAAAAATACGCAGGGGGTGGAAATTACCCCATAGGTAGTGTCCCTactggaggaaaaaattggcaccAAGAGACATCTCAGAAGACACTCGAGCAGAGAGAAAAggaatatagaaaaatacgAGCGAggattttttccaactttaataaaaagaaaaatagctTAAGGGTCCCGGATGACTGCATGTTCAAAGACGGTTCTAACGGTGTGCAGGATCCTCCcacagctagccattttgccatGCCGGTTGGAAGCCCCTATGGTGCAGCGGCAAACAGTGCGTACGGAGCAGCGGCTAACAGTGCATACGGCGCAGCGGCTAACAGTGCATACGGCGCAGCGATGGGCACCCCGTACGACACACCGCTTAACAACGTCTACTCCTGCGCGATGAGTGGATCCTACGCCTCGGCGAATACCAACCCGTATGCGACCAACTTCTGCAACCTCCCCCCTAGTAACCATGAAGCCCTCCTTTACACACATAATAGTATGCATATGGGAAGGATGAACACGACGAACGATGTGCCTCCCCCACCCCCAACCTTCTACCCGAGCAGCCAAACAGTTTACTCAAGTTATGTGTACGACATGCAGAACCAGTCCAGCTTTTCCAAAACGCCTACgtccttccccttccccatCGAACCCAGTACGAACTCTTACCCGCATTACAAGAACATAAACTGCCCTCCCGGCAGGGGGAGTATCTCCAATCGGGGCAAAGCGAAAATGGTAGATTGTTGCACCAAGGGAGACACAGGGAAAGACACAGGGAAAGAGACTCTAGTAGGTCCCCACCAGTTCGAGCTGAACAGTGGGGCGCACATGGATGGAGCATACCCCACGGGTACCTATAACAACGGTGTGCATAACAGCGGTGTGCATAACAGCGGTGTGCATAACAGCGGTGTGCATAAGGACGGCCTGTATGCCTGCGGGCTGCAGAGTGGATCCCTAAACGTAACCCCTGAACCCATGCAAGGCACTGCACTCATGAATCACCCCAAACAGAACAGCCTCGCAAGCATCACACAGGTAGATGCGATTAGCCAAATGACAAATAAAGGTAAAACTCCCAACATAGAGAGGACAACCTTCACAGGAAAGAGCTTTACATCCTtaagtaacaaaataaatcaagaccatggcaaaaaaaataacataccAATTGGGAAGAGGATCAATAGTGGCtcgaggaaaaaagggggcgttACAAATGGCATCCTTAACAACATCATCGCTGCTGAAATGCCCAAACAGATGGGCTTCTTACaggggggggtggaaaaCATACACAACTCTGCTGCTACCGTcagtggggggggaggcacctctcgaaggaagaaaaaggacaacGTCGGTGGTGTCAGTGGTGTCAGTGGTGCCGGAGCTGCCAGGACTGTCAGTGCCGCTGTAGCCCCAAGTACAAATGCATACTCAATGACGAACACCAGCTTGCTGGtcaccccccaaatgaacaTCCTCACGAATGAGGCGCCCCTCGGGGGAAATAGAAACCAAAAGAGTGGGGATTtcgaaaggggggaaggaaggaGAATACAACCAGGCGCTCCCCCGTTTAACTCCAAGGGGGGGACCCCCACCAACAACCAGCAATCCTTTTGCACTGCTCAATCGGAGGGTACCCCTGATGAACAGTTCCCACAACACATAAATGAAGAAGGCACTCTGGGTTCACGAAGTGGTTCCaagagggacaaaaaaaacgcagcatGCCCCCTCCTTCAGGTGAATGTACCAAATGAAGGGCAGGGGACAAAGGCCGCCCAGTGGGAGGGAAAGGGACTCCCCCCACCGACACTCCACTACAGTGATTCACGACCCGGAAGGGAGAACCCATTAGGAGGTGCACCACTAGGAGGTGCGCTCACCAGAACGAACGACGGTAAAGGTACACATACCAATGTAGCCTGCTCAAATGAGGGAAGTAACAATAGACCCCTTCCAAACGTAGGCGACATGACCGATAACGCGGAAgtaaaggggaagaagaaaaggaattacaaaaggaagaaaaaaaagaatgcacaGTGTGGCATCGCAAAGGGGACAGTTACCCCGATGGGGTCATCGATGGGGTCATCGATTGGGCCAGCCATCACCACCGTGACCTCAACGGCGAACCCCCATGTGGCCAACGCGAGCTCCCTTCGAAGCCCCAACGGACCAGTGCCAAGTGCAGCATACCTGCCAAAC